The Panicum virgatum strain AP13 chromosome 6K, P.virgatum_v5, whole genome shotgun sequence nucleotide sequence TAAGAGCACTTGGTTACTACACTGACATATGGCAAGAAGGATGTTAAGGTGGATGAAATTATTACTGCTTTACTCGGTCATGAGCTAAGGAGGAAGAATAATTTATCTGAAGATTCTTCTGAAGGTGCTTTTGTAGTTGGATGTCATTACAGTGTTGGAAATAAGAAGGGTAATAGGAAGAAGATGGGGCTGCATTGCTATAGGTGCAAGGGATGGAGACATAAAAAGACTGAGTGTCCAGAAATAAAGAAGGGCGGAGGAACCGCAAGTGTGATGATTGCCAAGAAGCGGGATGACTCGGATAGTGATGGTGATGTTCTCACAATATCAAGTGAAAAGTCTTGTGAAGCATAGTTGTTGGATTTAGCTAGCTCGTTTCATGCAACatcaaagaaggagtggttctcGTCATACATTGAGGAGGATGGTAGTCTTGCTCACCTGGAAGATGATTCGGGTTGTCGTATCATAGGAGTGGGTGATATAAAATTCAAGATGTGTGATGGACGTGAGATGCTAATTAAGTGTGTGAAGCATGTGCGGGGGCTACGAAGGAATCTAATTTCGCTTGGGTTATTGCATGATGAAGGATGGCTGTATCAGGCGGTGCCTGATAAGAAGACCTTGAGAATCATGCGGGAAGACAAGAGAGTCATGGTCAGTGAGAAGTCAAGTGCACACCAATAAAAGCTGATGGGAAGCGTTGTTGAAGGTGGAGTCATGGATGACAATGCAACGGTGGCGGTGTTCTGTCCGAAGGTTGACAAGGCGGCGAGATCGTCATCATCAGGCTGTTCTAAGTGAGCAGCATAGGGAGATGACTAAGTCTTGTATACAGAGGTTCGAGCATGGACAGCTTCAAGGTGGCGTGCATATTCACCAAGGTGGAGTTTATTGGATATGTGTCCAATATGTGTACAGTTTGGTTATAATTGGACTTGAGTTGTAATTTGGTAGTTTAGGGATAGAGTTTGGGTCGTACTTTGTATCCCTAGGGCCCATAAATATGATAGCACTACCGTGTAATCGGGAGACGacttgggcggcggcgtggccgcggtggtACCCGGATGCCGGTGTAGCTGCTGATTATGGGGAGGAGCGCCCGTAGTTATGCCCCGAGGATGTAGGCACATCACCGAATCTCGTTAAAAAAACATCGTGCCTCGGTGTCATTCTCGTTTGTGTGATCTTGTAATTTGGTTCTGCGTTCTTGGGTTATCGCTTCCGCGCGCCGGCTCGTGGGTATAGTGGGCCGGGCCGGTTTCCGCTGCCCACTCTAacaagtggtatcaaagccgatggTTGGAAAATTTAGAATATCTCTGGAGTCGCATGGTGACGGGGGAGCCCGTGAACATCTCCGAAAGGTCGCACGGGTTATGTGTGACTGGAGAGTTAAACTCGGGACCTGATAGAATGTCTTCTGGGATATCACATGAGCTGTATGTGATGGAAGAGTTAGACCCGATTGTCACGGGAGAGATTTTGTGCGGCCGGACGTGATCGGCCAAGTTGCCCAATCCCTCGTGTGTTCTGTTTGAGCCCTCCCCCTAAGCGTCTGGCCAGACATGTCACCAGACGTGGCTAGTGCAGTAACGGATTGAAGGTATCAACGTGTTGAAGGTAATGTTCTTTTCTACCTTGATCACCCTCTTTATAATGCTCGAATCACGATCAAATCGCAACGGCGACCACAAATTTTTAGTAGTCTTGATGCAActcaattatttttaaatataataaTTCTTTAAACACGTGCTATTTTAAAACATAATTATTCATTAAACACGTGCATCACTAGTGTTTATAAAAGTTTTTATTTACAGGGGTTAAGAACACAAGACATACAACAAATCCTAACATTATTACATAAACACTCTTTAATTAGGGACAGGTGAAATAGTATATGCAGGGACGGATCCACGGTCAGGCTCTATTTTCACGGCTAAAAACACAGCATTTGCCCTATTTCCAGGTGGTGTCGGATATATGCGGCTCCTTGTTATTTGGGGAAGTGGAGCTATTAATTAATCTGCCGAAAGAACCAATCGTGGCATGAAAAACCAATCGttcacaaaaaaatatttctgtagtactccctccgttccaaaatatagatcgttttgacttttctagattcatatattttgctacgTACCTAGACATATATTATATctaaatgcatagtaaatactatgaatctaaaaaagccaaaacgacttacattttggaacggagggagtagtagaaAGAGGTCGGTATGACCATATGGAGCTGCGGCTAAATACAAGGGGACAAGCTTTATTAGAACGTTCGTAACATCAGGATTTAAAGTAGCGATGACCCTATATATGTAGGAGAACCTAGTTGGTACTTGAACGACTTCGTGCTTTTTCTTACAAGCAACATGATTTAATTTTCTGCATCTTTTGTTCATTTCAACTGGTTGTAATTGAGCACCACGCCGAGCAACACTGGACTGGTAGCTAGTTCTGTTATAAAGAATGGGGAAGTTCTCTTGCTCCCCTGATGCTGTTACTGGACTAGTTATTGCAATCTGTTATTATTGTATAAATTATCGCAACCTATTGTGGATTTCATGGAGACTTTTATGTTGAATGAAGTCTGTGTTGTCTCGATTGGACATATTAAATTGCGGCTGGGTCTAGCAATTTGAGGAGAGATTGAGCAATTAGATTGCGTATATGGATCACTTGGAAGTGACCCATGTGGaaatttcatcaacaacaaaTTCAAAAAACTTTAATGAACCCTAAGGACGAAGCGCCCATTTGAGTTTGTCTTTTGCATTTAGTGAAGAAGCTTCTTCAAATGAAGTTGTAGAAGGCCCATCATGTGAGCCAAGACGCAGGTCCGCGTGATTTGGATGGTAGACCGTCCCACGTGCTTCCTTGAGTCAGCTGCAGTAAAATGGTGCTTGGTATAGGCTAGGGCCTTAAAGTCACTCGTCCTTGCATAATTGATTTTTAGATTCCTGCTTAAAAAACTATTAAAAAACTAGTACTGTGCTACCATCTGCCTATAAAAACCATCCACTACCTCACATACGGGAGTTGGTCAAGAAGCTATATATTCGCCTATCGGTCATCTCCTTGATATCATCTAGCCCTGCCATCATCTTCTCCCTGCTTATTTGTCCTCTTGCTTGTAGCTAGTGACACTAGTCGATGGCTTCTGCCGCCAGCACAATGCATCAGaaggtcgtcgtcgccgtctgctTCATGCTGATCCTGTCATTCACTGGCCCATCGGCGATGGCCGACATACTGCCAAACTACTGTTCCAGTGCCTGTGACAATGCGTGCAGGCTTTACGGAGAGGCGGCGTGCTGGAGCTCCTCCGGCATCGTGTGTCCGAAAGTGCAGGAGTGCCGGGATAAGCTCCAAAACCCCTGTACTACCTCCTGCAAACAGCGCTGCAACGGCACGCCGATAGTGTGCTGAGTGCGCGTGTTGTCACAAGCTTTGCTTGCTTGTATCCATTGATTCCGATCACATGCTTTGGGGTATTCTACTACTTGTGAGTTCGTGTTACTACCGAATAATAGTGTGCGTTAATGCTAGCATTCCTCGTACCTCTGCATGAGAGTTGTGTATCTTCTGCTTGTGTTTTTCTGTTCCAACATATATCTAAGTCCTGTCTTTCCGTGGGTTACTTGTCTCGCTGTAATTCATTGTCGTAATAAAATGTCAAATGTTGTTGCATATCATGTAATTCGGACTGATTAGATGAGCTTGTATTTCTGTGTTTTCACTATGTGAGAAAACGTTCATTAGCGATGGGCGTCATCGGCCAAATGTGCTGGTAGTCCTGCCCCCATCACCGAACACCAAGGTTGTCAGCACTGCGATACGGATCAGGGGAGATACAGATAATAGTCCTGTTTTTGATAGTATCAGGATGGGGATCGTGACACGCATCGTAGTATCACTGCAATCGCAACACGCCGACACCAAAGAGATTTTTTTTACACGATCCTGCGCACGCATGGTTCAGAAAATGGCAGCTGGATCAGATGATACATTGGGGAATCGAAGCACAAGGTGGAACCCTCGACGAGAGACAGAACAGAACGACGGTGCGGAAGCAAGATGTGGCTTGCGTTGTGCCTTTTCCTTTCGTTCTTTGATTTCTCCGATCTCCAATCTGCATTCTTGATTCTTCCTCTGTTCCTGACTTTTGGATTTCTCCGATCTCCAATCTGCACTCTTGATGCTTCCCCAGTTCGTGACTTGCTTGGATGCCTTGCCTTACATCATGAAGAGGTTCGGGCACTGGCCGGCAATGCCGTCTACAGCAGAGATTAGGCCGCCGGACGTGGTCGTCGACGCCGAGGGCAGCATAACTCCGGGCGCCGGCAGCGAGCGCCGCTGCCGACTGCGACAGCATTGTAAATTTTGTAGCAAGGTGAGTTATGTACTGTACTACTTTATTCTCTAGCTAAACAATCTTCGTTGTTTAGGTACTTTTCGGATGTCTTAGATAGTGTTTAGGATTTCGGGATAAATAGAAAATATGAATAAGAGGAACAAGCAAGTACTAGTAACGCTGCTGTTGCCACGGCACCAAAAATGGTTTTACACAAACAGTAAAACAAGAATTGAACGGACGGATATTGAGGAGTTTGTAGGAGGGCGTCGGTAATATGGCGCCTGCTGCAGACCGCAAATTTGACATTTGCACTGAATcataaacaaattaaatctaCCGTGTGCACATCACGGTACACAATAGTTTGTCTGCGACCAATAAACAAAAAATGGACGGTAAGATTTGactttttcataaaaaaaaggtGGTGCTGCGCTCGCTGAATGCAGAGTCTATTCATCACTGAATGCCGACCAATAAACTACCATGTGCACATCACTGAATGGTCTATTCATCGCGCGTGATTATACCGCATAAGATCATTCCCAATCCGTAGTGTCCTTAGGTGGTgtgtaaagaaaaaaaaagagaataagAAACTATCCATAAACATTACTCTACCTGTCTAATGCATAGTTTCTATGATAAATGAGTTTCATCCaatcctctctcctctctcattGCCTCATCCTATCACCCTTCTCCCTTTCTTGGTTCTTGTGTAAATATGGTGCTTACATAGAAAAATATGTCTATCTTTTTCTTATTAACTCTCTTGTCATGTCACCAAATTGATTACATTGCACCCTTATTAATTCTACTATATAGACACCATCCTATTAGAAAGGTTGTGATTGGTGTAAGCATTTTTCATGCGCCCTGCTATTCGATCCGTTTCATTTCTGAGGCTCATTAATCAGAACGGCCCATTAAGCATAACGGCCCATTAAGCATCTTCCTCCCTCTTTTTAGTTGAACCATTAAGCAGAACTTTTTTAATAGTTTATGCCTCTTCAAACATTCTGGAATATTTAAAACATTCTAAAACCGTACATAACTTTCCTGAATATTTTCGACCATTTATAAATGtctctttcttttctgtttGGAAATTTTTTCAATAAGTTTCCAAACATTTAAAAATGTTTTACGATCAGTTTGAAGTTTTTGGGAATATTAATATTCTGAATAGTTTCAAACAATTTCGAATGGTGCAGAACCTTTTGGATTATATTTGGAACATTTAAAAATGTTTCAAGCAATCAGAAGTGGTACAGACTTGTTTCCATATATAAATCGAAACATTTAGCAATGTACCAAAGATTTTGATAAGTTTCGGAACATTAAAAATATTTTCACTGTCAATTTggatttttttcagaaacattgtaaataatttcaaaaaaatccAAATGTTGAAGCACATTTATACTAGTTTATAAACAATTTGAAATGGTTCGGACCACAAAGTATCATGCCTCCAGTTTTTGCCCATAACCTACTCAGAAAACAGCTTCTGTGATAGTTCCACTGATATTCACGCGCGCTAGGAATAGACGGCCACAGTTTCGATTTCAGTATTATCCGCCACTAGAAATTACTTCAAATTCATTCAGTTCTTCtaccttttttttaaaacaacTCTTATACCTAAATATCAGGTGACCCGGCTTTAGTTAGCTGCGGACTTTATGCAGATGGATGTGCAAGCACACATATGAAAACTTCTTTGTATAGcgggattggtgagaagaaaaCAGCTTGAGGTACCCAACAGACCGAAAGATATAAATCAGCAATTCAGCATGCCAGTGAGAACCGAATGATGAAGTTTCTTTCATTCCCTCTTTTGGATGGAAGAATGGAATGCTTGTTTAGTTGCGAAAGCAAGACTGTTTGAATTAACATGCCTAATTGTGTTGCTTAATGTACTGCCTCCATCCTAAAAATACAAGGCATTCCGAATTTGTCCTAAGGTTAACTCTCTTCTAAGTTTGACCTAATTCATAGAAGATAATattactccatccgttccaaattataagtcgtttGATTTTTTCAACCCCacgtttgaccactcgtcttattcaaaaatttatgtaaaacatcatttcttttgttgtggattgctttatcaatacaagttcttcaagagtgacttaaatttgactatatttgcgcaaattttttgaataaaacgaatagtcaaacttgatgtcaaaaaagtcaaacggcctataatttggaacgtaGGGAGTAACATATACCatataaaagaaataaaatgtcaaaatatatttcataatgaaTCAAATGATGCTCATTGGATGTTGTAagtattatttttcttttggaTGTTGTAagtattatttttcttttctataaatttggtcaaactttagaTAGTTTAACTTAAGATAAACTCAAGATGCCTTGTATTTCATGAGTGTTAACTTGGAATCATCTTTGGTGTGGTCCCTTCATTGCTTCGCCCCATGTCCATCCTGTGTGCTCAGATGGTCTCGTACTCTCAACTCAGCCTGCATCCTTCTCTTGTACGTAGAAATCAATCCCTATACTCTTCATAAGCCTGTTCACTTCTACATACAAACCAAATCTTTATATTCTTCAGAAGCATCAGGTATTGAAGTTGATTAACCCCATCATCCCCTCAAACCAATAAATTAAATATTAAACTCACTTGCAACACATTACTATAGGCTTCTACTGCACGTACACTTAGTActacctccgttccaaattgtagttcgtttgacttttttgactctAAGTTTaaccactcatcttattcaaaaaatctGTGCAAATATTGTCAAAttttaagtcattcttgaagatCTTGCATTGATAAAGCAACCCACaataaaagaagtgatattttgcataaatttttgaacAAGACTGGTCAAACTTaaggtcaaaaaagtcaaataacctataatttgaaatggagggagtacatggtAATTCCATCTAGTTCAGACTTAAAAGCAGTGCAACCACCACAACACATGATGCTTACCAGGACGCTGTTTTATCAACAGTAATTGGGGGGCAACAAACTAGGGAAGCAGGCTACTGAAAGTCTGAACCTGAAACAAAGAAACATAGCCCAAACAAGGGTCAAAGGATCCAGAGACAAGTTAGTTCAGTTGGCATCTCAGCACGGGTTTTAGGATCAAGAAACGTAAAGAATATTTTGCCTGCAAGCTTTGCAACAGAACAGACTCTGCTTCATTTTTAATGGCCCAGCATGTAGCCCCGATCGGCTCATGTTTGCACAATGCATAATAAGATGGAACAGAAACACAGATTAGACAACCAATATTATTAAGAAAACAAGCTCAAACTTAATTGAAATCACAAGGAAATTCTCAAAGCTGTTCAGTACCAAAGCACTTCTATCTTAACTCGTGCATGCCAGATTGAGTACAACATATTAGCGCAGAATTCAGACATGCATCACCCACATACGACCTAACTCCTAACGCCAACTAGCCAATCAATCGAACACGGCAAGCTTCTGGTACTCGGAACCTGAGATCGCCGCCGCCATGACAGCCTCCGGGCTCACCACGCCATCGTTCTCCAGGAAGAGCTTGACCAGGTTCTTAGAGAAGCCGCTCACCATCGCGACTCCCGGCTGCGTCGAAGTCACAGGCGTGGACCGCGAGTCCCTTAGGTTCCAGAACACGATCTGCGGCACTGCGTCACCGTACCCGGCGTCCTTGAACTTGCCGCAGATGACCTGGTAGTCCGTCTCCCAGGGGTTTGCCGACGCCTGGTCGAACTCCATGTCGCTGAACACGAAGACAGTCCTGATCATCTTGTCCTTGGGAAGCCGGCCGTCCACAGCTGTGCGGAGGATGCGGTCGAACACTGCCTGGAAGTTGGTGTTCATGTTCCACTGCATGCGCATGATGAAGCTCATCTTCTGGGTGAGGGTCTTGCCCTCGATCTTGTGGATCTGGGGGGTCTCACTGAACGTGATAACTCTGCCGCCCCACGGCTTCTCGCTGAGCTCGGAGATGAGCAGGCCCAGCGCCACGCACACCTCAATTGGCGTGCCGGACATGCTCCCGGACACGTCGCAGACGGCGATGCAGTTGCTCAGCGACCCCTTCTTGCGGAGGTCCTCCACCATGCGGCGCCACTGCAGCTCCGACACGTCGTCTGCCTCGCCACGGAAGGCCGCGGCCGCGATCTCGTGGGGCAGGAGCGCACCGGCCGCGATCTTGGCCTTACCAGCCTCGACATCCTCGAGGTACTTGTCGAAGCGAGCCTCGTCGTGCTTCTTGAACAGGTCCTTGTAGCGCCTCATGGCCACCGACGCCACGCGGGTGTAGGGAAGCTCGGACCACCGCTGGGCGCTCATGTACACCTCTGGAAGCTCCAGGACCTTCCGCAGCGGCACCAGCACCtcgcggcggagacggtggagCACGCGGTACGCGTAGTGCTCCTCCGACAGGTCGGAGTACTCGGGGCTGGAGTCGCGCGGGAAGAGGCGGCGGGCGATGGCCTCGCAGAGCAGCGTGGTACGGTCGAACGACGAGCCCGGAGTTGGGCACCACTTGGCGGCGAGCCcgatcttcctcttctggcCGCCGGGGGCGAGCTGCTCGACGTCGGAGGCGAGGAGGTCGGCAAAGAACTGAGCGACGCAGTCCAACAGGAAGCGGTAGGCGCCATCGTTGTAGTACGTCTCCAGAGATTGCACTGCGAGCTTGGCTACCTTCCGCACCTCCTTCGTCATGGCGATCTCCTTCTTCGCAGCAGCCGCCTCCTTGTGATCCACCTCTATCTTCTCGGGTTTTTGCtccatggcctccgccgcctgATCATGAGAAGCCTCCTCCTCTGTCTCCATGGCCGCGGCAGAGACCTCGCCGCCTCCAGACTTACTGCCACGCTTGGACTTGGTCTTGGGGTTGGAGAGCGCGGCGCTGACGAAGTCGGCAAGCACGGGCGCGGCAGCGGGCTGTGGCGCGGCTGTGTGGCTGCCAGCGCGCTTCGTGCCGGCCAGACGGGCGGCGCGGACCTCCGCGACCTTGCGCCTAATCTTCGCGATGCCCACCTTGTCCTTGGCGAGCTTGCGGACGTCCGCGCCGTGAATGAGGCGGTAGAGCAGCTCGGGGAAGTCCTTGAGGTAGCCAAACTCGGCGAGCGCGGGGAGATTGCAGGCGAGCGTCTTGGGGTGGCGCTCGTGCAGCCAGAGCGCGGCGGCGTAGAAGCCCTCCTTGTCGGACTTGCCCgtgccgcgcacgccgcggagGTTCGCGACGAGCTTGAGGGCCGTGAGCGGGTCGTGCGCCCACGCGAGGGTGACGAGCTCGCGCACGCGCTGCGGCGGCGTGTCGGGGACGACCTGGAAGAAGAGGTCGAGGCAGGGGTTGCCGGAGCTCGCGTAGGTGGCGGAGTTGTTCTCTGTCCGCATCATGCGGGGCCCCATGCCGCCATCGGCGCCGTCGGATGCGGCGGCAGGGGCGTCGTTGTTGAAGCAGGCGTCGAGGAGGTCGAGGAAGGGGTGGGAGGCGGGGCCCtccgcggctgcggcggcggccgtcggtgGCGGGCGAGCCCCGCGGATGACGGGAGGgccgaggaggacggcggccatggcggggtcGATCCGATGGGATGGGATCAGATCGGTTTCAGCCTTTCAGGTAGGGTTTAGGTAGGCGGCGCTGGCGAGAAATCTGAGGGGGATTGATTCGATTCGTTCGCGGTGGATTTCGATCGCTCCGCTATATAgaaccgggcggcggcggcggcgggggctccTGGCGCCGGACGACGTGTGACGTGTCCCACGAGGACACGTAGGCGCTACTCCAGCTGAGGCGGTGGGGTACCATGCGATCTCCACCGTTTATTCAACCGACGTAGTGAGCGCAGGGCTCAGATTCATTGACCTGGCCAGAGCAGCGATTTGgcaaccgccggccaccgccttcCCAGGCGGCCAGGCGGCGTCCACCAATAAAATCTTCGTCGCCATCACAGCAAAATCCGCGCACGCACCCAGCAAAATCTCCCATCCGTCCCCTTCTCGATTCGATCTCGCTGCGATCGGAAACCCAAACCCTTCTAcctccgccgccatggccccgcccgcctccgccgcgctacTCGGGCCCCCTgtggcggccgccgccctcAACACCAACGTCGCTGTCACTGCGGATCCCATGCCCACCCGCGAGGAGTCGTCCGACGAGTACTCCTCGTCCGACGACGACTCAGACATCTCACcgatggcgtgcggcggcgaggcgaagaAGGCGGTGGCGAAGGAGGCGCTGCGGTCCGGGCGCGCGCTCGCCTACGCCTCGTCCGGCGACCCCTGCGTCGACTTCTTCTTCCAGGTCGTCCCCGGCGCTACCTCGGGTGCCGACGTGGCCGCGCTCCTCGACGTCGCGTGGTCCCGCGACGCGCGCGCCGCACTCAGGCTCGTCTGCCACctccgcggcgtgcgcggcctgGGCAAGGGCGACAGGGAGGGCTTCTACGCTGCTGCGCTCTGGATGCACGCTCGCCACCCCAAGACGCTCGCCGGGAACCTCGCCACCTTCGCCAGGTTCGGCTGCCTCAAGGACCTCCCCGAGATCCTCTACCGCATCCTCCACGGCGGCCGCATGGAAGAGGAAGGCGATCGCCgcaagcagcagcaggaccTCCGCCACGGGATGAAGCGCCGCCGCAGCGACGGCGAGTTCAAGGCTGCCAAGGAGAGGAAACGCCaggaggaggcggagctggCGCGGACGGCGCTCGCGCGCTACGAGTCCGACGAGTCCTTCCGCTTCCTCTACGACCGCGTCGCCGAGACGTTCGCCGAGATGCTCAAGTCCGACGTCGAGCACCTGAGCGCGGGCGACACCGCCAAGATCGGGCTCGCCGCCAAGTGGTGCCCGTCGCTCCGGTCGTCCTACGACCGCGCGATACTGCTTTGCGAGGCCATCGCCCGCCGCATCTTCCCGCGCGAGTCCAGCCAGGAGTACCTCAACATCTCGGACAAGCACTACGCCTACCGCATCCGTGACCGGCTCCGCCGCGAGGTTCTGGTGCCGCTGCGCAAGGCGCTCGAGCTCCCGGAGGTGTACATGTGCGCGTGCAAGTTTGAAGAGCTGCCGTACGCGCGCGTGGCGTCCGTCGCCATGCGCAAGTACAAGGAGGTATTCCAGAAGCACGACAAGCACCGCGTGACCAGCTTCTTCGACGAGGTGCGCACCGGCCACGCCAGGATGCCAGCAGATGGAGTGCTGCCGCACGAGCTCATCTCTGCGGCGCTCAAGGGGGAGCATgacgaggcggcggagctccagtGGCGTCGCATGGCGGCCTCCCTTGCCGCTGAGGGCCGCCTGGCCAATTGCATCGCGGTGTGCGGGCTctctggcgccgccgctgccgtcgcggACCAACCAGCCTCGGCGGCCATCGCTCTGGGTCTCCTGATCTCTGAGCTGAGCCAGGAGCCATGGAAGGGGCGCGTGATCACCTTCGACGAGACGCACCAGCTACACAAGGTGCGCGGCGCGAACCTCAAGGAGAAGCTGCGGCCGCTGGTGGCGGCAATGGGGGCGCACAGGAAGGGCGCAAACCTGCAGGGCGTGTTCTGCAAGATCCTGCAGCTGGCGGTGGCTGGCGGGCTGCGCAAGGACATGATGCTTAAGAGGGTGTTCGTGCTGAGCGACATGGACTTTGACGGGTGGACAGGCGCCGCGTCTGTGTGGAAGACAGAGTACCAGGGCATATGCGACAAGTTCGCCGCCGAGGGGTTCACTGTGCCGCAGGTGGTGTTCTGGAACGTGGGGACGTCCAAGGCGTCCATGCCGGTGGTGGCCGAGCAGGAGGGCGCAGCCCTGGTGAGCGGCTACTCCAAGAACCTGGTGAGACTCTTCCTGGAGGCGGACGGCGAGCTCACACCGGCCGCCGTCGTAGCTGACGCCATCTCTGGCCAGGAGTATGACGCACTGGAGGTGTTCGACTGAGGTCTTCCTGTGCACGTGTGTTGCTGTTCTCCGTAGCCAGCTTTATGCAGCAGGTTTTGCTGATTAGTGCCTTTCTGGTAGAACTATATACTCGTTTCCGTTATGCCAGAGTTTGAATCGAAtggtttttcttttaaaaaagttTGGATCGAATGCGGTTATCAAAAACAATTGAACTGCTTCATCAATTTGTTTAGTTTGCAAGCCCTGAGTCATGAAAGCATTTGATTTAATTTTGTATTGATTGCTATATATGCAATGGTTCTGAATTGACGGCGAGTTCACATACAAAAAGGGAAGACCCAACCATGGAGGGAACCACAACCTATCCCCAATGGATGTTGTGCGTCAACCCAGTTTATGCTTCATGCTGCTTGCCTAAGTGAACGTGGCTTGCTTGATTTCTGACGAACAACAAGTCCTTGTGGACATACTTTCTACAAAACGTCTGCACGGCTTCATCATAGACAAAATATGCAACAgttacaaaagaaaaaaaaagctagcTAGACTTGTTTCATAGTTCAGCGGTTCAAACAATTGACTTTGAGGTCTATCGTACAATTCATATGAGTTTTCTGTTGCCATACAAATAAGGTAGAACAGTCATGTGCGTCACCACCACTTCACTagaaaattgcaaaaaaaaaaagctggtGAAAAGATTTATTGTATAACATGTGAAAGCAGGAAGACGACCATCGGCAGCTCAGGTTTCACTACTGCATGTGAGACCTTTCCTTTGGCCATCCTTATCCAAAAATTCATCGTCCAGCTGTAGCCGTCCCTAAAAAAAATGAAGCACAAAGCAGGAAGAAAAAATCGAGAAATTCCTGTGGATGTAACAGACACAAACATATTCGATTCAGCTAACATATTGGAACGCaatattcaaaaaaaatggTCAAT carries:
- the LOC120712019 gene encoding uncharacterized protein LOC120712019, with the protein product MAAVLLGPPVIRGARPPPTAAAAAAEGPASHPFLDLLDACFNNDAPAAASDGADGGMGPRMMRTENNSATYASSGNPCLDLFFQVVPDTPPQRVRELVTLAWAHDPLTALKLVANLRGVRGTGKSDKEGFYAAALWLHERHPKTLACNLPALAEFGYLKDFPELLYRLIHGADVRKLAKDKVGIAKIRRKVAEVRAARLAGTKRAGSHTAAPQPAAAPVLADFVSAALSNPKTKSKRGSKSGGGEVSAAAMETEEEASHDQAAEAMEQKPEKIEVDHKEAAAAKKEIAMTKEVRKVAKLAVQSLETYYNDGAYRFLLDCVAQFFADLLASDVEQLAPGGQKRKIGLAAKWCPTPGSSFDRTTLLCEAIARRLFPRDSSPEYSDLSEEHYAYRVLHRLRREVLVPLRKVLELPEVYMSAQRWSELPYTRVASVAMRRYKDLFKKHDEARFDKYLEDVEAGKAKIAAGALLPHEIAAAAFRGEADDVSELQWRRMVEDLRKKGSLSNCIAVCDVSGSMSGTPIEVCVALGLLISELSEKPWGGRVITFSETPQIHKIEGKTLTQKMSFIMRMQWNMNTNFQAVFDRILRTAVDGRLPKDKMIRTVFVFSDMEFDQASANPWETDYQVICGKFKDAGYGDAVPQIVFWNLRDSRSTPVTSTQPGVAMVSGFSKNLVKLFLENDGVVSPEAVMAAAISGSEYQKLAVFD
- the LOC120712020 gene encoding uncharacterized protein LOC120712020, whose translation is MAPPASAALLGPPVAAAALNTNVAVTADPMPTREESSDEYSSSDDDSDISPMACGGEAKKAVAKEALRSGRALAYASSGDPCVDFFFQVVPGATSGADVAALLDVAWSRDARAALRLVCHLRGVRGLGKGDREGFYAAALWMHARHPKTLAGNLATFARFGCLKDLPEILYRILHGGRMEEEGDRRKQQQDLRHGMKRRRSDGEFKAAKERKRQEEAELARTALARYESDESFRFLYDRVAETFAEMLKSDVEHLSAGDTAKIGLAAKWCPSLRSSYDRAILLCEAIARRIFPRESSQEYLNISDKHYAYRIRDRLRREVLVPLRKALELPEVYMCACKFEELPYARVASVAMRKYKEVFQKHDKHRVTSFFDEVRTGHARMPADGVLPHELISAALKGEHDEAAELQWRRMAASLAAEGRLANCIAVCGLSGAAAAVADQPASAAIALGLLISELSQEPWKGRVITFDETHQLHKVRGANLKEKLRPLVAAMGAHRKGANLQGVFCKILQLAVAGGLRKDMMLKRVFVLSDMDFDGWTGAASVWKTEYQGICDKFAAEGFTVPQVVFWNVGTSKASMPVVAEQEGAALVSGYSKNLVRLFLEADGELTPAAVVADAISGQEYDALEVFD